The Aspergillus nidulans FGSC A4 chromosome VII nucleotide sequence GTCTACCATGACCGTACCCTGAGATACAAACACAATATTCTTGGGTGAATCTCCTGTCTTCGCATCCGATAGCTCACCCCACCATTCAGGCAGCACCAGTTCCGGGCCGACATCTGCGCGAGGAGTTCCACCAATGAATCGAACATTGGGCGACAGGTCGCTTCGCGGATACTCCAGGCTCGGGCTACAAGGCTGCACTGTGAGGTCCGCCCCGGTGGCCCAGAGGCCCAACAGGTACCCCGGTGCCTTCCTTGTCGCACCAAGCCTCTGATAGACGGCATTGGCATGTCCAatcagctccagctcaaattGCCTGAAAGATTCATACAGAGCCGCGTTGCGAGCACGGCCTTCAACACTCGAATCTGGCGGTAGGCCCGGTCTAAACGGCGCGGTGCCCACGCTGGAGCCGGCAAATGGCAGGGTCGAAAAAGTGATCACCTTGGGGAACCGGGTACACCCTTTCGGTAGCGGCGCTCCTAGCACAAACGGCCACAGCCCTGCGGATGCGAACTCCTCGACGATAACAACCTCATGCTCTGGGTACTCTTCGCGAATCTCCTCGAGAACGTCCTGTAACACCTTCATGGCTACTGGGGTCAGGTCGACAAAAACAGCACTGAGCGCGTAGTTGAACCGCTGCGTAGGATCGAGGaaagtcatcatcttcaccagCACACCGGGCGGTCAGTCGCGGTGAAGGTGGTGGAAGACTGCGCGGGATTGACGTATGGCATATTCTGACCTGGTGCCTGCAATGAAGTGTACGATGTGGCCTTGCTTGACCAAGTGTGCGGCATGGGGTATAAGGGGGTGCGTGTGCCCATTTTCTGGCGGACATGCGATGACAACAATGGGCTTGTTATCTATAATGCCGACCATTTTGGATGCGGGTACGTATGTCTTTTCTCTTTAAGATATTATGATTTCACGAAAGGGGTTTCGCCCTTTTATCTGATCACGTTCAGCGTGCCGAGTCGTTTCGGTGGAGATTAGGCATTATTTAGGGCATATTCAGCATGCCAATACTACGCTACTACTGTACGAGAAGCGGCCGTTCAGACCATCCATAGCAACATAGTGGATATCTAATATTGAATCTCACCCATCTCAGCCGCACCGTAACCTTACAGCCGCGTGAACCTTGCTATTTTCAAAGTCTACGGGGCACTCCGTGTGCCTTCTAGGCTGCTGGGACTGTTCCTCCTATTACATGG carries:
- a CDS encoding glycosyltransferase (transcript_id=CADANIAT00008678); this encodes MGTRTPLYPMPHTWSSKATSYTSLQAPGQNMPYVNPAQSSTTFTATDRPRFNYALSAVFVDLTPVAMKVLQDVLEEIREEYPEHEVVIVEEFASAGLWPFVLGAPLPKGCTRFPKVITFSTLPFAGSSVGTAPFRPGLPPDSSVEGRARNAALYESFRQFELELIGHANAVYQRLGATRKAPGYLLGLWATGADLTVQPCSPSLEYPRSDLSPNVRFIGGTPRADVGPELVLPEWWGELSDAKTGDSPKNIVFVSQGTVMVDYGMLLIPTIKALADREDCMVIGVLGQRGAKLDNVMLPANAKVVDYLLYAAILPYVDVFINNGVHAGCYAWSAYGPSWSRM